CGCCGCCGACGCCGCCCGGGAGGCCGCGGCCGTGGCCCGGGCCGAGGGGGTGGACCTGGGCGACCCGGAGGACCTGGTGGGGTTCGTGACCGCCGTGGCCCGGGCCACGGCCGAGAACCGATCCAGCATGGGCCAGGACGTGGACCGCCGGGCCCCCACCGAGATCGAGTTCATCTGCGGGGCCGTGGTCCGCCGGGGTGAGGCCCGGGGGGTGCCCACCCCGGTGAACCGGACGCTTTGGCGGTTGATCCGAACCCTGGAACTCGGATACCGTACGGCCGCCCCGATTCCGGAGGACGCCCATGGCCAAGTTCACGATTCCTGAGATCCGGGACCGCAAGCGCCGGGGACCGCCCCTGGTGATGATCACGGCCTACGACTACCCCACGGCTCGCATCGTGGACCAGGCCGGCGTGGATCTGATCCTGGTGGGCGACAGCCTGGGCATGGTGTGCCTGGGCTACCCCGACACCGTGCCGGTGACCCTGGACGAGATGATCCACCACACCGCGGCCGTGGCCCGAGGGGCCGAGCGGGCCCTGGTGGTGGGCGACCTGCCGTTCCTGACCTACCAGGTGAGCCCCCAGCAGGCCGTGGAGAGCGCCGGCCGGCTGGTCAAGGAGGCCCGGGCCGACTGCGTGAAGCTGGAGGGGGGCCGGACCCAGGCCGACAAGATCGAGGCGATCGTCACGGCCGGCATCCCGGTCATGGCCCACATCGGGCTCACCCCCCAGACCGCCACCCAGCTCGGCGGCTTCAAGGTCCAGGGCCGGGACGCCGAGGCGGCCCGGGCCCTCATGGAGGACGCCAAGGCGGTGGAGGCGGCAGGGGCGTTCGCGGTGGTGCTGGAGTGCGTGCCCACCAAGCTGGCGACCCGCATCTCCCAGGGCCTCTCGATTCCCACCATCGGCATCGGCGCGGGCCCGCGGTGCGACGGCCAGGTGCTGGTTCTCCACGACCTGGTCGGCCTGTTCGACCGGTTCGTGCCGAAGTTCGTCAAACGCTACGCCGATCTGGGGGCCGAGATGCGCCGGGCGGTCGAGACCTACTGTACCGAGGTGCGCGAAGGCGCGTTCCCGGGGCCGGAGCACGGCTTCGGGGAGGAGTCGTAGAGAGTTTCCTGATCCCACGAGGAGGTGTGTGCCATGCGCAAGACGTTGCTGGGAACCGTTGCGATCGTGTCGCTCCTGCTGGCGGGGCTGGCGTTCGCCCAGAACATCGAGGTGTTCTCCATGGGCGAGTCGGTGACCGTGGGCAAGCTGGTCTACCAGGTGAACAAGGCCTGGTGGGAGAAGACCCCGGACGGCTCGGACCAGTACCTGGGCGTGGCCGTGACCGTCACCAACAAGGGGTCCACTCGGGTCCAGCTTCCGCCGTTCCAGCTCATCGACGCCAACGGTCGGCCCCACGAGGTGAACTTCTCCAAGATCGTGTGGCCGAAGATGGCGCTGAACGCGGGCGAGACCCTGAGCGGAAAGCTCTACTTCCACCTACCCGAGGGCGAGGGGTTCCGGATGGTGGTCTCGGGCGGCTACGACGAGGGGGAGTTCGCCTACGTGGAGATCAACGAGGTCAACTGATCCCCGGACGAACGCACGAAGCACCAAGCGGGGGATGCGCCGCAAGCGCGCCCCCCGCTTTTTCGTGCATCCGCCAAGCCTAGGCTTCCCGGTAACTTCGGTCGTTGGTCGTCATTCGTCATTCGTCGGTCGTCGGTCGTCGGTCTCCTGGCCCCCAGGGCAAGTGGCTCTCGCCAACCCGGCGGCGGGGGCCTGGTGGAGCACCCGCCTAACGGGCCGGGCCACCCGGAAGTTCCCTAGTTTCTAGTCTCTAGTTTCTAGTCTCTAGTCTCTGGCCGGCCGGAACCAGGCCCCATGCCCCGCCGCCGACAACGGCCCGGACCAACGCACGTTACCCTTCTCCGTTGTAGGGTCGCGCAGCGGCCCCGGGGGACCCCATCTTCGCCAATGCGCCGCCTCGCAGGCTACCGGCCCTGTCCTCCGTCCTCTGTCCTCCGACCCCCGGCCCCTGCCGAGCGGTCCGCGGCCCGGGCCACCTCGGCGAGGGCCTCCCGCAGCCCCGGGGTGGGCACGAAGGCGCACCCCTCGGCCGGGCTCACCCGCCAGCCCTTGCGTTCCCGCACGATCTCGATCCAGAGCTGCTGGTCCAGGTTCGGCTCCACGATCACCGCCCGCACCATGGCCCGCTGCCGCACGGGATCGTACACCACGTCCTTGAACGCCACCGTGGCCTCGCCCCGCACGGTCCGGGGCGCGAACCCCGCCGGGTCGAACCCGCTCACCGGATACCGGATCACCTCCACCTCCTCGGGCACCGGCACCTCGGGGTGCCGCACCTTCACCAGCCGGATCTCGTGGAACCGCTCCTGGCCGCCATCCACCCACTTCTCCTCGAACCGGGTCCCGAACCCCGGCCGGATCTCCCGCCGCTCGGCCCGCAGCGGACCGCCTCGGGCCTGCT
This is a stretch of genomic DNA from Deferrisoma camini S3R1. It encodes these proteins:
- the panB gene encoding 3-methyl-2-oxobutanoate hydroxymethyltransferase — its product is MAKFTIPEIRDRKRRGPPLVMITAYDYPTARIVDQAGVDLILVGDSLGMVCLGYPDTVPVTLDEMIHHTAAVARGAERALVVGDLPFLTYQVSPQQAVESAGRLVKEARADCVKLEGGRTQADKIEAIVTAGIPVMAHIGLTPQTATQLGGFKVQGRDAEAARALMEDAKAVEAAGAFAVVLECVPTKLATRISQGLSIPTIGIGAGPRCDGQVLVLHDLVGLFDRFVPKFVKRYADLGAEMRRAVETYCTEVREGAFPGPEHGFGEES
- a CDS encoding DUF4352 domain-containing protein produces the protein MRKTLLGTVAIVSLLLAGLAFAQNIEVFSMGESVTVGKLVYQVNKAWWEKTPDGSDQYLGVAVTVTNKGSTRVQLPPFQLIDANGRPHEVNFSKIVWPKMALNAGETLSGKLYFHLPEGEGFRMVVSGGYDEGEFAYVEINEVN
- the trmB gene encoding tRNA (guanine(46)-N(7))-methyltransferase TrmB; protein product: MGGSRRTFFPVPEGFVPWWRLGRPQDWAALFGRPGPVEIEIGPGTGERLVREAAAHPDRNYLGLELQWGRLARALERAARAGCANVRGVLADARFVLHRVAAPRSVDRVVALFLDPWPKDRHEGRRLFGRAFQDLVASRLRDGGEVYLVTDHGPYADWICEQARGGPLRAERREIRPGFGTRFEEKWVDGGQERFHEIRLVKVRHPEVPVPEEVEVIRYPVSGFDPAGFAPRTVRGEATVAFKDVVYDPVRQRAMVRAVIVEPNLDQQLWIEIVRERKGWRVSPAEGCAFVPTPGLREALAEVARAADRSAGAGGRRTEDGGQGR